ACGTCGCCAAGCATCACATcgcttaatttttgttgctaactttTGCCGTCTCGGAGAGCACTCAAAGCATCTCAGAAACATGCAGGCTGTCAACTCGGGAATGCGGAGCGTGGTACACAACAGACGACATAAAAGCCCAACCCGGTAACGTATCGTCGCATGTACATCGttcgtatttgtatttgtatgtatctATACCGCCAAAGTTTTCGTTCACACGCCCTCCTTAACTCCTGGCCATGCGGTGTGTAATTTGGATTCTGTTGACACAGCCTCATCCTGTGCATTGGCCTAACTAAATACTACTAGTCTGGTTTAatagtattattttttgttgctatccTGATGCGCTGCAAGCGATTCGTCCTTGGCAAACGTTGAAACGGTACTGCACCGAACACATTCAACTTTGGTCCAGGCTGCTCGAAACTtccagagagcgagagcacagcacagcacgcCAGAGAAGAGAGCTTACGCTTGCGCGCGCCAAAACGGTGGATGCAGTGCAGTCAGCGCTCAACATGTTTTTGGTGGTTGCCTCTAAGTTGATcacactctcttgctctcggttgcgctctcgctctagctcACTCTTGCTTGCGAGCGCTCCAAACATCTTTCAAGTTTAACTTGGCTGCTCTCAAGTTCAATGTagtgcaaaagcaacaactacgACCACAGCGAAGTAGAcggcacagcaacaacataaacgAGACGCAGCCGGCAGCCGGTAAGCGCAGGGCTGTTGCTCCTTTTTATTTCTCTGTATCTTGgcacatacacactcacacaaatacaaatacccAAGtaaaagcacataaaattgaatgtgtgcgaatttatgtttatatgtatgtatgtaagtatattttttatttggctgctgcttttgctacCTTCACTGAAAGAACAGAACACCTTTTCCAAGTTTGTCAAccatacacatacatttttttaaaattaccTATAGCTGCACAAACactatttatgtatacatacatgaTTTCAATTAAACGTGGAGAcctaaaacaatattttttagtttgcataaataagAGCATTGAATCTTCGTTATACAAAATTTACCCTCATTACATTTTCTTCAGCGCTAACGCAGAAGCTTACAAACATATACTATCCACAGTTAATTAAAACACGGCATTTgttcacatacatacatacatacatatgcacatacataccaaacataaaaaatatttagttacatatatacatatgtacgttgTGAATTGTCTACCCCAATGGATGCCTTTAATCATACATAAACtctacatacaaacaaatgcatgtatgcacatacatacatacgtattcGTAAATCTTCCTGTATGTACAAGCTGCCTATCAGCGTGGTACTTATGCATAAAGACACAAGCCAGCAtcccaaagcaacaaaactatgacaaaagcaaaaataaatgcaaaaaagaaaaagcaattGACAATGGAAACAAAAGAGTGCGCGGTTGGGAAGGAAACCGAAAACTTGCATTTGGCTTATGGTAAAAACATTGccttatatatgtacatatgtatgtacacacacagacacaaatgtACGTATGTCTGTACACagatgtgtttgtttgtgtacTCTACACATGGGTATGCGTATCTGCTTTGAAGTTTCAGACTCTGCAGCACGGGACTATGacaaaaaataatagcaaGTAGAGAAGCTGGGGCGATACATCACGAGAGAATAGCAGCTGACATACTCTGCCTCGCTTACTCACTCGCTCCAATGCTAGACGCCTTGTTGGAGCATATTAGTTATagcagctgtctgtctgtctgcagtGGTGTGAAGATTACTAAGTTTAATTGATTGTCACgtaaataaatgacaaatatttaacaaattaataaacaagccATACATTAGCATGGCTTGAGTTTTATTCATTAAAAGTGTCTAAAACTGTTTAACGAAGGATGCAACGAATTGAAGATAAATCCAACAATGTTTCCAATAGATACATATACTTTCCAAACTAATTTTTTCAAGATCGACTCTTAATCAAATGTAAtatcatataatatatttctGAAAGTAGCGATCATATAGTTCCATATAAATTCTGGAAAATTAAACGGTcgatttcaatattaattgatACAATGATGAGATGTGGATTTCGAGAAAAGAGTTTATTATCTCAAATAGCATTGCCATTActcaaaaactaattttattgcaaaaataatcgTTATGATTATTTAACTTGGGTATTGTAATAATCATTACGAGtacaattataaaaagttaatgatgtattttttttagattttttataaTCGTTATGATTACTTAGTATTGATTATTTAAAAGGTTTTGGTTAtgacttatataaatatttgactcCAACTTATATTAGCTTCATATACTTTAGTATATGtggatttgttttttattacgactaaatttaaattacagtcTTTATCATTCTGATCTGTAACATTCTGTGATCTTTTGGCAACAGGTAAATTGAAGAAACCTCCATTTGGACTGACAGTACATTTATATGTAATAGATTAGTATGACGCCCGGTTTAATACGTTTTGCCTTGCTTACGTTTTGTTGAGTTGGGATTGGTTTTCAGCTAAACTTTCTTGCAATAATTCATAGGGTATTTCCTCTCCATCTTGACTCTCATCCAAATGAGTCTTGGCAGAAGCGTATAAACTGTTACTGCTTCCAGTTTCGTCGGAGTCCaatgaattttgtttgatGCTGCTGTTCTCTGAACTTCGAACAACACGTTTCTTGCCCGGCTCAAAGAACTTAGGGTCCAGAATAAGAGGAATCCCATTACGCATGTAATGAATTTTCTTGCTTTCCGAGCTACTGTTGCTCTCTGGAGGCCGTGTTAAGCGAACACCGGCCATAGACATCAAGCCGAAATGACGTATCATGGAACGTGCCTCTTTCTCAACAGTGCTTCTGTCTTCCCAATCGGCCATGGTAGCATGTTCGCCCAGTGGCTTTGTGCCCGCAATCTGCTGTAATCGCTCCATCATGGCCAAGCTTGATCGGATCTCCTTCGACTTTTTGCATAGTGGACCTTGTGTGTTCTCAAGTTCTTCATTCCGCTTTGCTCGCCTCTCTAAATAGTCATATGTAGACTGTGGGCGTGGTGCGTATTCCGTTTTACGATTTTCCTCGAATGCAAGCTGactgtgcaacaaatttaagtcCAGCTGCATGCTGACCAAATCATCCTCGAAGTCGGTTGTCGGCACCCACGCCATGATTATTCCTGCATAGTCTATGATTAATACGGACGTCAACATACAAAGCTAACTCAAAGTGCACTCTACGTTTGTAAGTTTTGCCGACATAAccttatcaattttttttatgcagttgcaaacaaaacacacatatacatacacatgcatatgtactCTGTATGCAGAGATGCACGTGCATGTAAATATCGTCCACTTTACATGCATAcgaacatacatacatatgtatgtatgtatgtacaaatatttatgatggcgcgtcagcaagtCAAATACAAACATAGAACTACAACATTTGCGGTTAATTACCAATACTTTCCAAGTTGCGTCCCAAAAATCAAAACTTCTGTTTATTAGTTGATATTCTTTATTTCTTGATTCTTAAattccaaataattttttgagcAGTTTTGCGAATTGAATTTTCCGTTTAGCAGGCAGAGCTGTCAAGTGTCATGTTTATTGCATTGCGCTTGGTCAAATTTAgtccttttttatttcaatttcagatTTCTCAAacttacaaattataaattatttcggTGGCTCAAAAATCAATATATGCGATAAATATTAGATCATATTgctatattaaaattataaacatacatgTGTACTTCAACGTGCTAGACCTGTTCGGACAGTAGGCAACTCTATAGCCAatacgcacatacatacattcatcTCACTCTAACATTAGCAATTGTATGCACACTACAACAAAACGTTGCAAAATTGCGCCAAAAAGTTAAACATAGTAAATTTACAAAGAAAGTATCCAACAGCATGACAATAAAACGGATTTCATTTCAGTGCCTTGACACGCCGGCGAACTTAAAGCATTGCCATTTAacgcaattaaattaacactTACCACTGTGGCAGCCCTTGAGCGGCAGTCTTTTTGCACACCTTCCGGCTTTTCCTTTTGTTTCGgctttaaacacacacaaacacagcttatatgaaaatattgaataGAAAGAAAATGCACTGTTGTCAGAGCattttttggtttattaaaCTGCTCAAAATTATAACTTATGGATACAAgtcagcaaatttattttcttgttctttttgtttttgtgaaTGTTACCGTATATTAGAGTTGTTGTTCGTTCAGAACAAGTTCATATGGGAACACTCGCATTTTGCTCATATGGCAGCACTTTTGACAGTCACGCGTTTACGCGCTATTTCTCACTGTTGTGACCTTCAAATGAAACATCGATAATGCAAACATCGATATCTTGCCCGCTCTAGTTCctttgattatttatatttaaatttaaaacagctATTATCTTAAGGTGGAAACTAAGTCTAAGATGCAGACGCAgttaatgaaaacaacaagagcaattAAGCTAGTATCAATCAAGGATAGTACTTTTTTGTACTGAACTGGCGGTGCGTGTACGGAAAATAGCTGtgttgttgaaaatttaacaatCTCATTTGACAACTTTAcgtacaatttttttttgttgtctcttcttatttataaacattacaaAACTATTGATGATAACGGAAAACAAAAAGgttttaaaacatatatatttatgtacaatataatttttggttAATATTAATTCTATGAATGGAAGGCGGTAATGAAATTTCTTTAGTTTTGTGGCCGCGGTATAAgagttttattgaaaatatccGGTATGATACTGGGTATACTAGAAATTATATGAATACGCAAGCCTAAGATGGCCtggcatataaataatgcaatgaAACCTACAAATTCCAAGAAGTACCACCCctcatattttgtaattattaatattatatacatatatatatatatatatatatattatattatattatattattttatgtataccCTTATTATTTgcgcaaaaaaatgtataaaagtgCAAAGATTTTACTGTGCCTTAAATCAGTTTCAACATGCATTGCTTGAAAGTTAGATTGTGCAGTATTTTGCTGATAGCTTTGAATTTAGTTCAAGCTTTGCCAGCTCCACAGAGTAAGGAACAAATAAGGATAGACGATATGCTGCTTACAGCGGAGCAATTCGAATACTTGAATGGAACTGACATGCCGAAATCTGCAATATCTTGGCCGCAATTCTACTGGCCAGAAAGAACAGTCGTCTATTCTATTAGCCAACAATTTTGTGAGTGTGGAAAGAAAACTTTGAAATGGTAAAATGTTATTACACACTTTTATTATAGCTCCAAATAAAGTTCAGGTCATCCTGAACGCCATGTCAGAAATCGAAAGCGTGTCTTGTATACGCTTTCGTCCAACAGCCAACATTTCTGAGCATCACGTTGCTATTCATCGCAATAAAACAGGCTGCTTTGCTGATTTGGGCTATCAGGGCAAAGTTCAAGAGATGAATTTGGGCATAGGCTGCATACATAAGGGCACTATTCAACATGAGTTGCTCCATTCGCTTGGCTTTGTGCACATGCACTGTGATCCGCGACGAGATGACTATGTGACTATTTATTGGGATAATAttgaa
This genomic interval from Drosophila busckii strain San Diego stock center, stock number 13000-0081.31 unplaced genomic scaffold, ASM1175060v1 chrUn_07, whole genome shotgun sequence contains the following:
- the LOC108608298 gene encoding uncharacterized protein LOC108608298; translation: MAWVPTTDFEDDLVSMQLDLNLLHSQLAFEENRKTEYAPRPQSTYDYLERRAKRNEELENTQGPLCKKSKEIRSSLAMMERLQQIAGTKPLGEHATMADWEDRSTVEKEARSMIRHFGLMSMAGVRLTRPPESNSSSESKKIHYMRNGIPLILDPKFFEPGKKRVVRSSENSSIKQNSLDSDETGSSNSLYASAKTHLDESQDGEEIPYELLQESLAENQSQLNKT
- the LOC117135000 gene encoding zinc metalloproteinase nas-15-like translates to MSEIESVSCIRFRPTANISEHHVAIHRNKTGCFADLGYQGKVQEMNLGIGCIHKGTIQHELLHSLGFVHMHCDPRRDDYVTIYWDNIEEKEKKQFVKIDPRLVTDFGVEYDYSSIMHYGAFTFSRNHQETIVPKLYGAKIGLQELSRLDKVKLNAAYCRSESPN